In a genomic window of Muntiacus reevesi chromosome 1, mMunRee1.1, whole genome shotgun sequence:
- the B4GALT3 gene encoding beta-1,4-galactosyltransferase 3 isoform X2, with translation MLRRLLERPCTLALLVGSQLAVMMYLSLGGFRSLSALFGREQEPTFDYSHPHDVYSNLSHLPGAPVAPGGLPAPQSLPYCPERSPLLVGPVSVSFTPVPSLAEIVERNPRVGPGGRYRPAGCEPRSRTAVIVPHRAREHHLRLLLYHLHPFLQRQQLAYGIYVIHQAGNGTFNRAKLLNVGVREALRDEEWDCLFLHDVDLLPENDHNLYVCDPRGPRHVAVAMNKFGYSLPYPQYFGGVSALTPDQYLKMNGFPNEYWGWGGEDDDIAARVRLAGMKISRPPTSVGHYKMVKHRGDKGNEENPHRFITVQEALLPSSALLPGD, from the exons ATGTTGCGGAGGTTGCTGGAGCGGCCCTGCACACTGGCCCTACTTGTGGGCTCCCAGCTGGCAGTCATGATGTACCTGTCGTTGGGGGGCTTTCGAAGCCTCAGTGCGCTCTTTGGCCGAGAGCAGGAGCCGACATTTGACTATTCTCATCCCCATGATGTCTACAGTAACCTCAGTCACCTGCCTGGGGCCCCTGTTGCCCCAGGGGGCCTCCCAGCTCCTCAAAGCCTGCCGTACTGTCCAGAACGATCTCCTCTCTTAG TGGGTCCCGTGTCCGTGTCCTTCACCCCGGTGCCGTCGCTGGCAGAGATCGTAGAGAGGAACCCCCGGGTGGGGCCGGGGGGCCGATACCGCCCTGCAGGCTGTGAGCCCCGGTCCCGGACAGCCGTCATTGTGCCCCACCGCGCCCGGGAGCACCACCTGCGCCTGCTGCTCTACCACCTGCATCCGTTCCTGCAGCGCCAGCAGCTTGCTTATGGCATCTATGTCATCCACCAG GCTGGAAATGGAACATTTAATAGGGCAAAGCTGCTGAATGTTGGGGTGCGGGAGGCCCTGCGTGATGAAGAATGGGACTGCTTGTTCCTGCATGATGTGGATCTCCTGCCAGAGAACGACCACAACCTGTATGTGTGCGACCCCCGAGGACCTCGGCACGTTGCTGTTGCCATGAACAAGTTTGGATACAG CCTCCCATATCCCCAGTACTTTGGCGGGGTCTCAGCGCTCACTCCTGACCAGTACCTGAAGATGAATGGCTTCCCCAATGAATACTGGGGCTGGGGTGGTGAGGATGATGACATTGCTGCCAG GGTTCGCTTGGCTGGGATGAAGATCTCTCGTCCCCCCACATCTGTGGGGCATTATAAGATGGTGAAGCACCGAGGAGATAAGGGCAACGAGGAAAATCCCCACAG
- the B4GALT3 gene encoding beta-1,4-galactosyltransferase 3 isoform X1, which translates to MLRRLLERPCTLALLVGSQLAVMMYLSLGGFRSLSALFGREQEPTFDYSHPHDVYSNLSHLPGAPVAPGGLPAPQSLPYCPERSPLLVGPVSVSFTPVPSLAEIVERNPRVGPGGRYRPAGCEPRSRTAVIVPHRAREHHLRLLLYHLHPFLQRQQLAYGIYVIHQAGNGTFNRAKLLNVGVREALRDEEWDCLFLHDVDLLPENDHNLYVCDPRGPRHVAVAMNKFGYSLPYPQYFGGVSALTPDQYLKMNGFPNEYWGWGGEDDDIAARVRLAGMKISRPPTSVGHYKMVKHRGDKGNEENPHRFDLLVRTQNSWTQDGMNSLTYQLLSRELGPLYTNITADIGTDPRGPRTSSGPHYPPGSSQAFRQEMLQRRPPARPGPLPTANHTAPHGSH; encoded by the exons ATGTTGCGGAGGTTGCTGGAGCGGCCCTGCACACTGGCCCTACTTGTGGGCTCCCAGCTGGCAGTCATGATGTACCTGTCGTTGGGGGGCTTTCGAAGCCTCAGTGCGCTCTTTGGCCGAGAGCAGGAGCCGACATTTGACTATTCTCATCCCCATGATGTCTACAGTAACCTCAGTCACCTGCCTGGGGCCCCTGTTGCCCCAGGGGGCCTCCCAGCTCCTCAAAGCCTGCCGTACTGTCCAGAACGATCTCCTCTCTTAG TGGGTCCCGTGTCCGTGTCCTTCACCCCGGTGCCGTCGCTGGCAGAGATCGTAGAGAGGAACCCCCGGGTGGGGCCGGGGGGCCGATACCGCCCTGCAGGCTGTGAGCCCCGGTCCCGGACAGCCGTCATTGTGCCCCACCGCGCCCGGGAGCACCACCTGCGCCTGCTGCTCTACCACCTGCATCCGTTCCTGCAGCGCCAGCAGCTTGCTTATGGCATCTATGTCATCCACCAG GCTGGAAATGGAACATTTAATAGGGCAAAGCTGCTGAATGTTGGGGTGCGGGAGGCCCTGCGTGATGAAGAATGGGACTGCTTGTTCCTGCATGATGTGGATCTCCTGCCAGAGAACGACCACAACCTGTATGTGTGCGACCCCCGAGGACCTCGGCACGTTGCTGTTGCCATGAACAAGTTTGGATACAG CCTCCCATATCCCCAGTACTTTGGCGGGGTCTCAGCGCTCACTCCTGACCAGTACCTGAAGATGAATGGCTTCCCCAATGAATACTGGGGCTGGGGTGGTGAGGATGATGACATTGCTGCCAG GGTTCGCTTGGCTGGGATGAAGATCTCTCGTCCCCCCACATCTGTGGGGCATTATAAGATGGTGAAGCACCGAGGAGATAAGGGCAACGAGGAAAATCCCCACAG ATTTGACCTCCTGGTCCGTACCCAGAATTCCTGGACTCAAGATGGCATGAACTCACTGACATACCAATTGCTGTCTCGAGAGCTGGGCCCTCTCTATACCAACATCACAGCAGACATTGGAACTGACCCTCGGGGTCCCCGGACTTCCTCTGGTCCCCATTACCCACCTGGTTCCTCCCAAGCCTTCCGTCAGGAGATGCTGCAGCGCCGGCCCCCAGCCAGGCCTGGCCCTCTGCCTACTGCCAACCACACAGCTCCCCATGGTTCACACTGA